One Ahaetulla prasina isolate Xishuangbanna chromosome 10, ASM2864084v1, whole genome shotgun sequence genomic region harbors:
- the LOC131204427 gene encoding apolipoprotein A-IV-like: MRFLILAVVVFSASQAYVLRDEPYPHLAKLNQELLEYMQNVTRIVNEKIDYIQNLELSQSVLDRLHHTYLKISERLNYLESKLPPDVPRTYYMALATSMGLVEKGIDTLNNIKRRVTPVTDKVAESLYTIVAPFANSVLEKVEPYSEALRRAISIPVERLNPRLSEKLKKLLERLTKELAPLLQTLQNELQEFKASLQPATDHVQKKVKEGMERINQQLEPYLAPILEALEKYTKGSPDE; this comes from the exons ATGAGGTTCCTCATTCTGGCTGTTGTCGTCTTCTCAG CATCCCAAGCTTACGTTCTCCGAGATGAGCCGTATCCTCACCTGGCCAAGTTAAACCAGGAGCTCCTAGAATACATGCAAAATGTCACCAGGATCGTGAATGAAAAAATTGACTACATCCAAAACCTGGAGCTTAGCCAATCAGTGCT aGACCGGCTTCACCACACTTACTTAAAAATAAGCGAGCGCCTGAATTACTTGGAGTCTAAGTTGCCTCCTGATGTCCCGAGAACCTATTATATGGCCCTTGCGACATCCATGGGCTTGGTGGAGAAAGGTATCGATACCTTAAACAACATCAAGAGACGAGTGACCCCAGTCACAGACAAAGTGGCCGAATCCCTGTACACCATCGTGGCCCCCTTTGCAAACTCGGTCCTGGAGAAGGTGGAGCCCTATTCCGAAGCCCTGCGCCGGGCCATCAGCATCCCAGTTGAGAGACTCAACCCGAGGTTGAGCGAGAAGCTCAAGAAGCTCCTGGAAAGGCTGACCAAAGAGTTGGCGCCGTTACTTCAAACCCTCCAGAACGAATTGCAAGAATTCAAGGCTTCCTTACAACCAGCTACGGACCACGTCCAGAAGAAGGTGAAGGAAGGCATGGAGAGAATCAACCAGCAGTTGGAACCGTATCTCGCTCCGATTCTCGAAGCCCTGGAAAAATACACCAAGGGCTCTCCAGACGAGTAG